A genomic window from Cloacibacillus evryensis DSM 19522 includes:
- the epsC gene encoding serine O-acetyltransferase EpsC, giving the protein MGIWRNIQSDYTAARRNDPAIPAGFRGFLEVVFCTPGFLAITAHRGIHYLHTRWRVPVLPRFISLIVRWWTGIEIHPAAQIGEGFFIDHGAGVVIGETTIVGKNVTLYQGVTLGGTGNEKSHKRHPTLGDNVFVGSGAKILGPIVVGSNSRIGANSVVLKNVPENATVTGMRARIVKVGGRPVSSAGAALSPEELLARIIRLEEELYYLQREFKQCRGDEVEEETEISDELEIEVSHK; this is encoded by the coding sequence ATGGGGATATGGAGAAACATACAAAGTGACTATACGGCTGCGAGGCGGAATGATCCGGCGATTCCCGCGGGATTCCGCGGTTTTCTTGAGGTGGTATTCTGTACGCCTGGTTTTCTCGCGATAACCGCGCACCGCGGCATCCACTACCTTCACACGCGCTGGCGCGTCCCCGTGCTGCCGCGCTTTATCTCGCTGATCGTGCGCTGGTGGACGGGGATAGAGATCCATCCCGCGGCACAGATAGGCGAAGGGTTTTTTATCGACCACGGCGCCGGCGTCGTTATCGGCGAGACGACGATCGTCGGCAAAAACGTCACCCTTTACCAGGGAGTCACCCTCGGCGGCACCGGCAACGAAAAGAGCCATAAACGCCATCCGACCCTCGGCGACAACGTCTTTGTCGGCAGCGGGGCAAAAATACTCGGGCCGATCGTCGTCGGCTCAAACTCACGCATCGGCGCCAACAGCGTCGTGCTGAAAAACGTCCCGGAGAACGCCACCGTCACCGGTATGCGGGCGCGTATCGTCAAGGTCGGCGGCAGGCCGGTCAGCAGCGCGGGGGCGGCGCTTTCGCCCGAAGAGCTGCTGGCGCGCATCATTCGCCTGGAAGAGGAGCTGTACTACCTCCAGCGTGAATTTAAACAGTGCCGCGGGGATGAGGTCGAAGAAGAGACGGAAATTTCGGATGAGCTGGAGATTGAGGTGTCCCACAAGTAA